In Pseudomonadota bacterium, a single genomic region encodes these proteins:
- the lexA gene encoding transcriptional repressor LexA, producing MTQDTLTARQAEILELIRAHVVEEGCPPTRAEIADSLGFRSPNAAEDHLRALERKGYIELVPGASRGIRLLEEDYGLPVIGRVAAGAPILAEQNIEDYCQVEPALFYPAADYLLRVRGDSMRDIGILDGDLLAVHRTARAENGQVVVARLGDDVTVKRFRQRGAVVRLLPENPDYEPIRVDLREQELVIEGLAVGILRKEIA from the coding sequence ATGACCCAGGATACGCTGACTGCACGCCAGGCCGAGATTCTAGAACTTATCCGCGCGCACGTCGTGGAGGAGGGGTGTCCGCCTACCCGCGCCGAGATCGCCGACAGCCTTGGCTTCCGCTCCCCGAATGCCGCGGAAGACCATCTGCGTGCGCTGGAGCGCAAGGGCTACATCGAGCTGGTTCCCGGCGCCTCGCGCGGGATCCGCCTGCTGGAAGAGGATTACGGCCTGCCGGTGATCGGCCGTGTCGCGGCCGGTGCGCCGATCCTGGCCGAGCAGAACATCGAGGATTACTGCCAGGTCGAACCCGCCCTGTTTTACCCGGCTGCGGATTATCTGCTGCGCGTGCGCGGCGACAGCATGCGTGACATCGGCATCCTGGATGGCGACCTGCTGGCCGTACATCGCACAGCGCGGGCCGAAAACGGCCAGGTCGTGGTCGCCAGGCTGGGCGACGACGTCACCGTGAAGCGCTTCCGGCAGCGCGGGGCGGTTGTGCGTTTACTGCCGGAAAATCCGGACTACGAGCCCATTCGCGTCGATCTGCGCGAGCAGGAACTGGTGATCGAGGGTTTGGCCGTCGGCATATTGCGTAAGGAGATAGCTTGA